In Takifugu flavidus isolate HTHZ2018 chromosome 5, ASM371156v2, whole genome shotgun sequence, the following proteins share a genomic window:
- the gcn1 gene encoding eIF-2-alpha kinase activator GCN1 isoform X2 has protein sequence MAADTQVSDTLKKFSVKVTTASVKERKEIFAELRQCIKGRELPEPAIRGLCKLFCLTPHRYRDAASRREPLSVIGQLAETQPEILVTSLLHCLLNCGVISKSGVPGKSSGSAAFVGLSWTCLLTSRVFSAPEKREGTLWKKMVEVQSLLAAEVLGGAKTKAQKSILKNFNHLWKQNPGLVDQYISTLLSLDQSPTTLIMLGMCLDFCTVQKDKATIEKHKSFLMDLYLKSVLMSKTKPQQHVLDKSGCLLRHVSHSEFKELLLPTLQKTMLRSPENAMQTVSYLLSAVTLDLSQYAMDIGKAIAGQLKANNAQLMEEAVQAMQNLVQQCSDPSAVKDVVSHLFKILAGSEGKLTVVAQKMSVLSGIASCSHHAVSGTSSQSLSSAVTVMFIPFLQQEVHEGTLVHAVFVLSQWSNRLTVEVPTALLDWFKKAFTLKTSTSLVRHAYFQAMLGAFKGDTLAQASDFTPLFLQTLEKAVAQNSQHALLAEGVAASVLLSRLAMLETQTESKFSSFWNLILDEKKPLFTTEKFLSQANDETLLTVLMLCERLFLDHAHRFNSNKAKMYHYATVAILLSRSWRVRKKAQQTVRKLLSSLGGSSFAYGLLGELRVVVNKHKVLPQEALLSDSGELTDLGRSYIPPRVLLEALYVICSTASQWGDPTEAENLAMEILIITHHPSIVVARRGLWTVLLHSMNLKAEEFIEKNLEAILPHLLEVNADNQAVKNAVGALSGLSPNKLLPHIISHIIKGLSQPALVQVTNQEYAIMLTPEGQLYDKSVIQSAQKESTNKANMKRENKAYSYKEQIIEMELQEELKKKKGIKEELQLTSKQKEMMQAQLEKEAVIRKKLQGLVVEVLSAVGLLEAILIENPPQLSKELPAVLQVLMPLLHSPLASPHIKQVFLDIGLYLMPRHLHHLAVLVGHVTLRLLKPACDLDEAWEQEDLDAAALRTILLLHNHTVPQREIKTSDIAPLSAPAFSFCFPLLNAKLRESSGSTEEMENMMIRALQIVMEHCKLRASTDALDFNIDENGPELLPRVNMFLLLKSVISTATPRLQVLASQCLTALCASAGGGDGCTVAEQPEIDVLLDALLSACFSVRDAALRGLLEMEFALPTDSTEASGLSLLRRLWVARFDVEEEAQGLAEKLWESLGLELVPELCSLLIGDVTHHEEAIRSASAEALSTAVSSYTDQSASVLSQLTQLYHQKLYRPPPVLDALGRVVSEAPPDQWEARCGIALALNKLSQYLEESQVTPLFLFFVPDALNDRHAEVRRCMLDAALSALNTHGKDNVSSLLPVFEEFLKNAPQDASYDSVRQSVVILMGSLAKHLDKNDPKVKPIVAKLITALSTPSQQVQESVASCLPPLVPAIKEDAAGIVKNLLQLLLESDKYAERKGAAYGLAGLVKGLGILSLKQQEIMTTLTDAIQDKKNFRRREGALFAFEMLCNMLGKLFEPYVVHVLPHLLLCFGDGNPYVREAADDCAKAVMRNLSAHGVKLVLPSLLVALEEESWRTKAGSVELLGAMAFCAPKQLSSCLPSIVPKLTEVLTDSHVKVQNAGQQALRQIGSVIRNPEILAITPILLDALTEPSRKTQTCLQTLLDTKFVHFIDAPSLALIMPIVQRAFQDRSTDTRKMAAQIIGNMYSLTDQKDLSPYLPSVIPGLKASLLDPVPEVRTVSAKALGAMVKGMGETCFDDLLPWLMETLASEQSSVDRSGAAQGLAEVMAGLGVEKLDKLMPDVVQTASKVDIASHVRDGYIMMFIYLPLTFGDKFTPYVGPIIPCILKALADENEYVRDTALRAGQRIISMYAETAIALLLPELEQGLFDDLWRIRFSSVQLLGDLLFHISGVTGKMTTETASEDDNFGTAASNKAIIGALGAERRNRVLSGLYMGRSDTQLVVRQASLHVWKIVVSNTPRTLREILPTLFTLLLGFLASTCPDKRTIAARTLGDLVRKLGEKILPEIIPILEDGLRSDKSDERQGVCIGLSEIMKSTSKDAVLVFSESLLPTVRKALCDPLEEVREAAAKTFEQLHATIGHQALDDILPNLLKQLDDKETAEFALDGLKQVMAVKSRSVLPYLVPKLTAPPVSTSVLAFLSAVAGDALTRHLGVILPALLSSLKEKLGTEDEAQELCSCQTVILSVEDEVGQRIIIEDLLEATRGADPGLRQAAVTILNAYFARTRLDYSIHTRSLLSGLIRLLNDSNPDVLSQSWDTISSITKKLDASSQLALIDDLHRDIRSAAADVKGQHLPGFCLPKKGVTCILPVLREGVLTGSPEQKEEAAKALGAVIKLTSPEALRPSVINITGPLIRILGDRFTWMVKTALLETLTLLLAKVGIALKPFLPQLQTTFLKALQDSSRAVRLRAAEALGQLVSIHTKVDPLFSEQLSAIRNAEDSGVRETMLQALRFVIQGAGSKVDPAIRKNITTTLLSMLGHDEDATRMASAGCIGELCAFQSEEELKNVLLQHLLADVSGVDWMVRHGRSMALAIALKSAPEKLCGKEYCDSVTETVLVNATADRIPIATSGIRAMGYLMRHHLRAQELSVNQRIITQFVKCLQNQSSDIRLVAERVLWWVWSDPQTPPLEVGLVKPLIKSLLDNTKDKNTSVRAQSEHTIVNLLKLRQGEEIMQSVIAILDSTSIELLSECHRRSLKKIASLPDSNEVIDDTILT, from the exons AAAAATTTCAATCACCTTTGGAAGCAA aATCCTGGACTGGTGGATCAGTACATCAGCACGCTGTTGAGTCTGGACCAGAGCCCAACCACTCTGATCATGTTAGGGATGTGTTTAGACTTCTGCACTGTTCAGAAAGACAAAGCTACAATCGAAAAACACAAA AGTTTCCTAATGGACCTGTACCTGAAGTCGGTCCTTATGAGCAAAACAAAACCTCAGCAGCATGTTTTGGACAAAAGTGGCTGCCTGTTACGTCACGTGTCGCACTCAGAGTTCAAGGAGTTGCTGCTCCCTACCCTGCAGAAGACAATGCTCCGCAGTCCTGAGAATGCGATGCAGA CTGTTTCCTACTTGCTGTCTGCTGTAACTCTTGACCTCAGCCAGTATGCAATGGATATCGGAAAGGCAATCGCAG GTCAACTGAAAGCTAATAATGCACAGCTAATGGAGGAAGCAGTCCAGGCCATGCAGAACCTTGTGCAGCAGTGCAGTGACCCATCAGCTGTGAAAGATGTCGTCTCCCACCTGTTCAAAATCCTTGCAG GCTCTGAGGGGAAGCTTACTGTTGTTGCACAAAAGATGAGCGTACTATCAG GAATTGCCAGTTGCAGTCACCATGCTGTCTCAGGAACCTCGAGTCAAAGTCTCAGCTCTGCAGTCACAGTGATGTTCATCCCTTTTTTACAACAGGAAG TCCATGAGGGTACTTTGGTGCACGCAGTGTTTGTGCTCTCTCAGTGGAGTAATCGTCTCACAGTGGAAGTTCCTACGGCTCTGCTCGATtggtttaaaaaagcttttACCCTGAAGACGTCCACTTCGCTTGTTCGACATGCCTACTTTCAGGCAATGCTGGGGGCCTTCAAAG GTGACACACTGGCCCAGGCCTCAGACTTCACACCTTTGTTCCTTCAAACTCTGGAAAAAGCTGTGGCACAAAATTCTCAGCATGCTTTGCTCGCTGAAGGGGTGGCAGCTTCCGTTCTCCTGAGTCGACTGGCGATGTTGGAGACCCAGACAG AATCAAAGTTCTCCAGCTTTTGGAACCTGATATTAGATGAGAAAAAGCCTCTATTCACCACTGAGAAGTTCCTTTCCCAGGCAAATGATGAAA CTCTCCTCACAGTTTTGATGCTGTGTGAAAGGCTCTTCTTGGACCATGCTCACCGCTTTAACAGCAACAAGGCCAA GATGTATCACTATGCCACAGTGGCGATTCTTCTGTCTCGGAGCTGGCGTGTGAGAAAGAAGGCGCAACAGACAGTCAGAAAACTGTTGTCCTCACTGGGTGGTTCCAGTTTTGCCTATGGCCTTCTGGGAGAACTCCGTGTGGTTGTCAACAAACACAAA GTTTTGCCTCAAGAAGCTCTGCTGTCAGACTCGGGGGAGTTGACCGATCTGGGCCGCAGCTACATCCCCCCTCGTGTCCTGCTGGAGGCTCTATATGTTATCTGCTCCACCGCCAGCCAATGGGGTGATCCTACTGAAGCGGAGAATTTGGCCATGGAGATCCTCATCATCACTCATCACCCATCTATTG TTGTAGCTCGCCGTGGTCTCTGGACCGTTCTCCTCCACTCCATGAACTTAAAAGCTGAGGAATTCATAGAGAAGAATCTGGAGGCCATCCTGCCACATCTGCTGGAGGTCAATGCTGACAACCAG GCGGTGAAAAATGCAGTCGGGGCCCTTTCCGGCCTCTCTCCAAACAAGCTGCTACCACACATAATCAGTCATATTATCAAAGGCCTTTCCCAACCAGCTCTTGTCCAGGTCACCAATCAGGAGTATGCCATCATGCTAACACCTGAAGGACAGCTGTATGACAAAAGTGTTATCCAGAG TGCTCAGAAGGAAAGCACCAATAAAGCCAACATGAAGAGAGAGAATAAGGCCTACTCCTACAAGGAGCAGATTATTGAAATGGAGTTACAGGAG gagctgaagaagaaaaaaggcatcaaagaggagctgcagctaaCAAGCAAACAGAAGGAAATGATGCAAGCCCAGCTGGAAAAGGAGGCTGTCATTCGCAAGAAGCTTCAGGGG ctggttGTGGAGGTGCTGAGCGCGGTGGGCCTGCTGGAAGCCATTCTGATTGAAAATCCACCACAGCTCTCCAAGGAGCTTCCTGCTGTCCTCCAAGTCCTAATGCCCCTCCTCCATTCCCCTCTGGCCTCTCCACACATCAAACAGGTCTTCTTAGACATTGGCTTGTACCTCATGCCCAGACACCTTCATCATTTAG ctgtgcTTGTTGGGCATGTGACATTGCGGTTGCTGAAACCTGCATGCGATCTCGATGAAGCCTGGGAGCAGGAGGACCTGGACGCAGCTGCGCTACGGACCATTCTACTCCTGCACAACCACACTGTTCCCCAGAGAGAGATCAAAACGAGCG ACATTGCTCCACTTTCTGCCCCTGCTTTCTCCTTCTGTTTCCCTCTCCTCAATGCCAAACTCCGAGAGTCATCGGGCAGCACTGAGGAGATGGAAAACATGATGATCAGGGCTTTGCAAATCGTCATGGAACACTGCAAGCTTCGCGCCAGCACGGACGCTCTCGACTTTAATATAGATGAG AATGGACCAGAGCTGCTCCCACGTGTCAACATGTTTTTGCTTCTAAAAAGTGTTATTTCTACAGCAACCCCTCGACTTCAG GTTTTGGCATCGCAGTGCCTGACAGCATTGTGTGCCAGTGCTGGGGGAGGAGATGGCTGTACTGTGGCAGAGCAGCCAGAGATCGACGTCCTACTTGATGCCCTGCTTTCAGCTTGCTTTTCTGTTCGAGATGCTGCCCTGAGG GGATTGTTGGAGATGGAGTTTGCCTTGCccacagacagcacagaggctaGTGGGCTTAGCTTGTTGCGCAGGCTTTGGGTTGCCAGGTTTGATGTTGAGGAAGAGGCTCAAGGATTGGCAGAAAA ATTGTGGGAGTCTCTGGGTTTAGAGCTGGTCCCTGAGCTTTGTTCCCTGCTGATTGGAGACGTCACCCACCATGAGGAGGCCATCCGATCTGCCAGTGCAGAAGCTCTGTCAACTGCTGTGTCCAGTTACACAGACCAGTCTGCCAGTGTTCTCAGCCAGCTCACTCAGCTCTACCACCAGAAACTCTAT agaCCACCTCCTGTGCTTGATGCCCTGGGCAGAGTAGTATCTGAAGCCCCACCTGACCAGTGGGAGGCCAG ATGTGGCATTGCTTTGGCTTTGAATAAGCTGTCCCAGTACTTGGAAGAGTCACAGGTCACCCCgctctttctgttttttgtccCCGATGCTCTGAATGACCGCCACGCCGAGGTGCGACGCTGTATGCTCGATGCTGCCCTCTCTGCATTAAACACGCATGGAAAG GACAATGTGAGCTCACTGCTGCCAGTCTTTGAAGAGTTTCTTAAAAACGCTCCTCAGGATGCCAGCTATGATTCTGTACGTCAGAGCGTGGTGATTCTCATGGGCTCTTTGGCTAAACATTTGGATAAAAATGACCCTAAGGTTAAACCCATTGTGGCCAAGCTTATTACTGCACTCTCAACACCTTCACAGCAA GTTCAGGAGTCTGTAGCCAGCTGTTTGCCTCCACTAGTGCCTGCAATTAAAGAAGATGCTGCGGGGATTGTgaaaaacctgctgcagctgctgctggagagtgACAAGTATGCAGAAAGGAAAGGAGCAGCGTATGGTTTAGCTGGTCTGGTCAAAGGTCTTGGCATCTTGTCACTTAAACAACAGGAAATCATGACCACACTGACTGATGCCATTCAAGACAAGAAGAACTTCAGGAGAAGGGAAG GAGCGCTGTTTGCATTTGAGATGCTGTGCAACATGTTGGGGAAGCTTTTCGAGCCATACGTTGTCCACGTGTTGCCACACCTCCTGCTCTGCTTTGGGGATGGAAACCCCTATGTGAGAGAG GCTGCAGATGACTGTGCTAAGGCTGTGATGCGGAACTTGAGTGCCCACGGTGTGAAGCTGGTTCTTCCTTCGTTGTTGGTGGCCCTGGAAGAAGAGTCTTGGAGAACTAAAGCAG GCTcagtggagctgctgggtgCAATGGCTTTCTGCGCTCCCAAGCAATTGTCCTCCTGCCTGCCCAGCATTGTACCCAAGTTAACAGAGGTGCTGACTGACTCCCACGTGAAAGTACAGAATGCTGGACAACAAGCCCTCCGACAGATTGGCTCTGTTATCCGCAATCCAGAAATCCTGG CAATCACACCCATCCTCCTTGATGCTCTCACGGAGCCATCCAGGAAAACACAGACATGCCTTCAAACACTGCTAGACACCAAATTTGTCCACTTTATTGACGCCCCCTCCTTGGCCCTCATCATGCCCATTGTGCAGAGAGCTTTCCAGGATCGATCTACTGACACTCGTAAGATGGCTGCTCAGATCATCGGTAACATGTACTCCCTCACTGACCAGAAG GATTTGTCCCCGTACCTGCCCAGTGTTATTCCCGGACTAAAGGCTTCACTGTTGGACCCCGTGCCTGAG GTCCGTACAGTGTCAGCCAAAGCACTGGGTGCCATGGTGAAAGGAATGGGTGAGACCTGCTTTGATGACCTGTTACCCTGGCTCATGGAGACACTCGCCTCTGAACAGAGCTCTGTGGATCGCTCTGGAGCTGCTCAAG GTCTGGCTGAGGTAATGGCTGGACTGGGAGTGGAGAAGCTTGACAAGCTGATGCCAGATGTGGTGCAAACAGCCAGCAAGGTGGATATCGCATCCCATGTGAGAGATGGGTACATAATGATGTTCATCTACCTTCCTCTCACCTTTGGAGACAAGTTTACTCCCTATGTCGGGCCCATTATCCCCTGCATTCTTAAG GCTCTTGCAGATGAAAATGAGTACGTGAGAGACACAGCGCTGCGTGCCGGCCAGCGTATCATCAGCATGTATGCAGAGACAGCAATTGCACTGCTGCTTCCTGAGCTGGAACAGGGCCTGTTTGACGACCTGTGGAGAATCAG GTTCAGTTCTGTGCAACTGCTTGGAGATCTGCTGTTCCATATCTCTGGAGTGACTGGAAAGATGACTACAGAGACGGCGTCAGAAGATGATAACTTTGGAACTGCAGCATCAAATAAA GCTATCATTGGAGCTCTGGGTGCTGAACGCCGTAATCGTGTCCTCTCTGGCCTCTATATGGGCCGTTCAGACACTCAGCTGGTAGTTCGACAAGCTTCCCTCCACGTGTGGAAGATCGTAGTTTCCAACACCCCCAGAACTCTTCGTGAGATCCTCCCAACGCTCTTCACTCTGCTGCTGGGCTTTTTGGCTTCCACCTGTCCTGATAAGAGAACG ATTGCGGCTCGTACTCTTGGAGATCTGGTGAGAAAACTGGGAGAAAAGATTCTCCCAGAAATTATTCCCATCTTGGAGGATGGACTGCGCTCTGACAAGAGTGACGAGAGGCAGGGAGTCTGCATCGGGCTCAGCGAGATCATGAAATCCACCAGCAAAGATGCA GTGCTGGTCTTCTCAGAGTCCCTACTCCCCACAGTAAGAAAGGCTCTGTGTGACcctctggaggaggtgagagaggcTGCAGCCAAAACCTTCGAGCAGCTTCACGCAACCATCGGTCATCAGGCCCTGGATGACATCCTGCCCAATCTGCTCAAACAGCTG GATGACAAGGAGACAGCTGAGTTTGCCTTGGACGGCCTGAAGCAGGTCATGGCTGTAAAGAGTCGCTCTGTGCTGCCTTATCTGGTTCCAAAG CTCACCGCTCCTCCCGTCAGCACGAGCGTGCTGgccttcctgtctgctgtgGCTGGAGATGCACTGACGCGCCACCTCGGGGTCATCCtgcctgctctgctctcctccctgaAAGAGAAACTAGGAACAGAGGATGAAGCTCAA GAACTGTGCAGCTGTCAAACAGTGATCCTCTCCGTCGAGGACGAAGTGGGCCAGAGGATCATCATTGAGGACCTGCTGGAGGCCACGCGCGGTGCCGATCCCGGGCTCAGACAGGCTGCAGTCACAATCCTTAATGCCTACTTTGCTCGCACGCGCCTGGACTACAGCATCCACACTCGCAGCCTGCTGTCAGGCCTCATCCGCCTCCTCAATGACTCAAATCCTGATGTCCTGTCTCAGAGCTGGGACACCATCAGCTCCATTACCAAG AAACTTGATGCGAGCAGCCAGCTAGCTCTGATTGACGACCTTCATCGGGACATTCGATCTGCAGCCGCCGATGTCAAGGGTCAGCACCTGCCTGGTTTCTGTCTGCCCAAAAAG GGTGTGACCTGTATTCTTCCAGTTTTGAGAGAGGGGGTCCTCACCGGCAGCCctgagcagaaggaggaggctgCTAAAGCCCTGGGAGCGGTCATCAAACTGACCTCCCCTGAGGCGCTACGGCCGTCTGTGATCAACATCACTGGGCCTCTCATTCGAATCCTGGGAGACCGTTTTACGTGGATGGTGAAAACCGCCCTGCTTGAGACTCTTACACTGCTGCTGGCAAAG gtgggtATCGCTCTGAAGCCCTTCCTGCCTCAGCTGCAAACCACCTTCTTGAAAGCTCTGCAGGATTCCAGCCGTGCGGTGAGGCTGAGGGCTGCAGAGGCTCTGGGCCAGTTGGTTTCCATCCACACCAAGGTGGACCCTCTCTTCAGCGAGCAGCTGTCTGCCATCCGAAATGCAGAGGATTCAGGAGTCAG GGAAACTATGCTCCAAGCCTTAAGGTTTGTCATCCAGGGGGCCGGGTCAAAGGTGGACCCAGCCATCCGCAAGAACATCACTACTACATTACTCAGCATGCTGGGACATGACGAG GATGCAACGCGTATGGCTTCAGCAGGCTGCATCGGTGAGCTGTGTGCCTTCCAGTCAGAAGAGGAGTTGAAGAATGTGCTACTTCAACACCTCTTGG CGGACGTGTCAGGTGTTGACTGGATGGTTCGTCATGGTCGTAGCATGGCCCTGGCGATAGCTCTCAAGTCTGCTCCTGAGAAGCTGTGTGGGAAGGAATACTGCGATTCTGTGACCGAAACCGTTTTGGTTAACGCTACCGCTGACAGG ATTCCCATTGCCACCAGTGGGATCAGAGCGATGGGATACCTGATGAGGCATCATCTCAGGGCTCAAGAGCTCAGCGTGAACCAGCGCATCATCACGCAGTTTGTCAAG TGTCTTCAGAACCAGTCCAGCGACATCAGACTGGTAGCGGAGCGGGTACTGTGGTGGGTGTGGAGTGACCCACAGACCCCCCCTCTGGAGGTGGGCCTGGTGAAGCCCCTGATAAAGAGTTTGCTGGACAACACCAAAGACAAGAACACCAGCGTCCGCGCTCAGAGCGAACACACCATCGTCAACCTGCTCAAGCTCCGCCAGGGAGAAGAAATCATGCAG AGCGTTATTGCCATTCTGGACTCCACCAGTATTGAGCTGCTATCAGAATGTCACCGCCGCTCCCTGAAGAAAATCGCCAGCCTGCCGGACTCCAATGAAGTGATTGATGACACCATCCTAACATGA